The Bacteroidota bacterium region AAAAGAAAATAATAGTTGGGAGTATCTGGAATGCAAAATTCAGAAGACCGATTTCGACCTGACCTGACGAAAAGGATTGAAACAGGAATTTCCCGCCTATTTTCGAAAAATCGAGTATTTTAATAAATACCATTCCAAGAAACTCAAACACATTTTGCATAAATGGGAGTTTCAGAACAGCAATAGCGATGATGACCTGAGTGAGAATGCCAAGGATGACGATCCGCCATGAAATAGCTTTGCGGTTGGCGCTGAAGACATAAGCTATCATCAGCAGGACAAGCATTCCCAGGGTTCCTCTGGCCATGGATTTCATGCTGAAACCAGTCCCTGTAAGCTGTGCTACAGTATTTTTTGTACCCGTCAGGGTATATACATATCCATTTCCGGTAATCACCAAACTGTCGGGGGTGCATTTGTCGATGGTGTACCTGTAAACCAGGGAATCAATGGCAAGGCCATCATCAAGTATCCGGCTGACCTGCTGTCCGTCAGTATAGTATATCAACTCGGGTCTGCCGCTAAAGACGCGAAAAATGGTCGAATCGACAAGAGTCAAGGTATCCCCGGGTACGCAATTCAGAAACACTACATTCTCCTGCATATGCCATGAGCCTGTTTTATACAGGTGCTGACTTTCAACGGAAAGGCTGAATAATTTATTGACTTTTGACAGCTTCAAAAAATCGTTGCTGCTGGCATTCAGTGACACATTACTTTCCAGGCTTTTAATGAGAGTGATTTTCCATTCATTGATAACCAACTTTTCTAATCCCTGATTTTTCCTTTCTGCAGCTTTTACATCACTGGCTATGGTCAAAACATATAAGAAAAAAAGACATTCAACAATTCTCTTCATAACTATCATCAGGGATTAAAAGTGATGAATCTAGTAATTTATGCGTTTATTCCCGGATTTTTCTTCTTTTTATCTCATCTCTGATCTGCGAAGCTCTTTCATATTCTTCATTGGATATGGCTTGTTCAAGCAGTTCCTTCAGTTCATTAATCGTCATTGAGGTATACTCCATCTCACCTATTACATCTTCAGCTTTCTCTTGTTTGGCTTTCGCATTCTCATCATCCATGATTATTGCAGCTGAAGCCATCACGCTCTCAACAGTAAAAATCGGGCAATGAAATCTTAATGCTATGGCTACCGCATCAGATGTGCGCGAGTCAATTTCTGCTTCCTTGCCTTCCAGCTCACATATTAACTTGGCATAAAACACCCCTTCATAGAACTTATTAATGATTACTTCTTTAATACTGATACCGAATTGCTTTGCGAAGGTTTTAAAAAGGTCATGTGTCAGAGGCCGTGTAGGTTTCATTTTTTCCAGTTCAATGGCTATTGCCTGAGCCTCAAAACCTCCAATGATAATGGGCAGGCGCCTGCGACCATCCACCTCTCCCAGTATCAATGCATAAGCTCCGCTCTGTGATTGGCTTGTGGATAAACCCACTATCTTCAGCCTGATCTTATTCATCATGATTAAATCAACAGAAAAGATTTGAAAGGTAAAAGTAGGATTTTTTTTTAAAGGTCAGGAAATACAAAGGAAATTTCCCGGGATTAATTCGACTTACAAATTTTACGGCACTTTGTTTGTAAAATTTGAGTCTCATTAATAAAATACTATTGGATTTTTTAAATACTTTTTTGACATTTGCGCACCTTAATGTCAAATCCAAAAATTCCAATACGCATGAAAAAACTATTAACGCTCATTACGATTTTATTTTTACCTGTGCTGATGATTGCCAGTGAGGCTGATCTACCATTGCCTAATCTGAAGGAGAATTTTTTCCAGGGATGGTCATTGCTGATCTTCGGTTTCATTGTCATCATTGTGGGGATGCTTTTCG contains the following coding sequences:
- a CDS encoding DUF151 domain-containing protein, whose protein sequence is MNKIRLKIVGLSTSQSQSGAYALILGEVDGRRRLPIIIGGFEAQAIAIELEKMKPTRPLTHDLFKTFAKQFGISIKEVIINKFYEGVFYAKLICELEGKEAEIDSRTSDAVAIALRFHCPIFTVESVMASAAIIMDDENAKAKQEKAEDVIGEMEYTSMTINELKELLEQAISNEEYERASQIRDEIKRRKIRE